One stretch of Nitrospirota bacterium DNA includes these proteins:
- a CDS encoding inositol monophosphatase family protein, with protein MTIERFRTIGKSLLHQLSSAGKFSTRSLGTGASGDATYQIDKLAEDIVLSGLQDSGESFTVISEEAGIVDIRGGGRKVLIDPVDGSRNAVSGIPFYCTSIAVAEGNTIGDIVAAYVVNLVNGDEFWAERGKGAFKNGEQVVTQQDDILYLAAYEAQAPHKDIPMIIPLLSESRKTRCLGATALDLSYLAAGSISVFANPSPSRSFDFAGGWLLIKEAGGIFTDIRGKPVDPVEVSLRKSTSLLASGNARLHEKALRLLNKSARSKSPG; from the coding sequence GTGACCATTGAACGCTTTCGCACCATAGGGAAAAGTCTTCTGCATCAACTTTCCTCTGCCGGGAAGTTTTCCACACGCTCCCTGGGCACCGGTGCGTCCGGCGATGCGACCTATCAGATAGACAAGCTGGCAGAGGATATTGTCCTTTCAGGACTTCAGGATTCCGGAGAATCATTCACGGTCATCTCCGAAGAGGCCGGGATCGTAGATATCAGAGGTGGGGGAAGAAAGGTGCTGATCGATCCTGTGGACGGAAGCAGGAATGCCGTTTCGGGCATCCCCTTTTATTGCACATCCATTGCGGTCGCTGAGGGGAATACCATCGGAGATATCGTAGCTGCCTATGTGGTGAATCTCGTGAATGGTGACGAGTTCTGGGCTGAAAGAGGCAAGGGGGCATTCAAGAATGGCGAACAGGTCGTTACACAGCAGGACGACATCCTTTATCTCGCGGCGTATGAGGCCCAGGCTCCCCATAAGGACATCCCCATGATCATCCCGCTTCTGTCGGAGTCGAGAAAAACACGCTGTCTCGGTGCAACCGCGCTCGACCTCTCCTACCTTGCAGCCGGGTCTATCAGTGTCTTTGCCAACCCCTCCCCTTCGAGGAGCTTCGACTTTGCAGGGGGATGGCTGCTGATAAAGGAGGCAGGGGGGATTTTTACCGATATCAGGGGAAAACCGGTCGATCCTGTTGAAGTCAGTCTCAGGAAATCCACGTCCCTGCTCGCATCAGGAAATGCGCGTCTTCATGAGAAAGCGTTGCGGTTGCTGAACAAAAGTGCCCGGAGCAAGTCCCCCGGGTGA
- the ade gene encoding adenine deaminase → MVKRVSGNIVDVPGKEIFPGTLIIADGRITDIVREDNQYPHYIIPGFIDAHVHIESSMLVPSEFARIAAVHGTVATVSDPHEIANVLGTDGVRYMIDNARSVPVRFYFGAPSCVPATEFETSGAALGISEVEELLKMPEIHYLGEVMNFPGVISGNTEVHEKIRLAQKYGKPADGHAPGLRGNDLKKYLSAGISTDHETLSREEGIEKIRLGMKLLIREGSAAKNFDELITLVDKYPEQCMFCSDDAHPDALQQGNINLMVARAARLGIDHMKVLQAACVNPVRHYGLHAGLLRIGDSADFLIVNNLKDFTVLSTCIQGMAVAEAGKSLIPRTEVKMINRFCAERKKTDDFRLHVRSDRIRVIEAIDEQLITGSLTAAVSATGGNAVSSVERNLHKIVVVNRYQETAPAIGFIRNFGLTRGAIASSIAHDSHNIIATGVSDEDICRAVNLVIAHKGGICAVSGDKEMILPLPVAGIMSNEEHTDVAAKYSALDSMAKELGSMLSAPFMTLSFMALPVIPKLKITDKGLFDAERFRYVDLFVNL, encoded by the coding sequence GTGGTGAAAAGGGTATCGGGAAATATCGTTGATGTGCCCGGCAAGGAAATCTTCCCCGGCACGCTCATCATTGCTGACGGGAGAATCACGGATATTGTGCGGGAAGACAACCAATATCCCCACTACATTATCCCCGGATTTATCGACGCCCACGTGCACATTGAGAGTTCGATGCTTGTCCCGTCGGAATTTGCCCGTATCGCGGCTGTCCACGGCACCGTGGCAACCGTCTCAGATCCCCACGAGATAGCAAATGTCCTCGGGACAGACGGGGTAAGGTATATGATCGATAATGCACGTTCCGTGCCGGTGAGATTCTACTTTGGCGCTCCTTCCTGTGTGCCTGCCACGGAATTCGAAACAAGCGGTGCGGCCCTTGGAATCAGCGAGGTCGAAGAACTCCTGAAAATGCCCGAAATACACTACCTCGGAGAGGTCATGAATTTTCCGGGGGTCATCTCCGGCAATACGGAAGTCCATGAAAAGATCAGGCTCGCGCAGAAATACGGAAAACCTGCAGACGGCCATGCACCCGGACTGCGGGGGAATGACCTGAAAAAATACCTCAGCGCCGGAATCTCGACAGACCATGAAACACTCAGCAGGGAAGAGGGGATCGAGAAGATCAGGCTTGGCATGAAACTGCTCATCCGGGAAGGTTCTGCTGCGAAGAACTTCGATGAACTCATCACGCTTGTGGATAAATACCCTGAACAGTGCATGTTCTGCAGCGATGACGCGCATCCCGATGCGTTACAGCAGGGGAATATCAACCTGATGGTTGCGCGTGCGGCACGGCTTGGGATCGACCACATGAAAGTGCTGCAGGCAGCCTGTGTCAATCCTGTCCGGCATTATGGCCTTCACGCGGGTCTGCTCCGGATCGGGGACAGCGCTGATTTTCTGATTGTCAACAATCTGAAAGACTTTACGGTGCTCAGCACTTGCATACAGGGCATGGCTGTCGCTGAGGCCGGGAAATCGCTGATCCCCCGCACAGAGGTGAAGATGATAAACAGGTTCTGTGCGGAAAGAAAAAAGACGGATGATTTCAGACTGCATGTCCGCAGCGACCGCATCCGTGTCATCGAGGCAATCGACGAACAGCTGATTACCGGCTCCCTGACCGCAGCCGTCTCTGCAACAGGGGGAAATGCGGTCTCCAGTGTGGAAAGGAATCTCCACAAGATCGTGGTGGTCAACCGGTATCAGGAGACCGCACCCGCAATAGGATTTATCCGGAATTTCGGGCTGACCCGCGGAGCGATCGCCTCAAGCATCGCCCATGACTCGCATAACATTATTGCGACCGGGGTGTCTGATGAAGACATCTGCAGGGCAGTGAACCTGGTCATCGCACACAAGGGAGGCATTTGCGCAGTATCGGGGGATAAGGAAATGATACTGCCGTTGCCGGTTGCCGGGATAATGAGCAATGAGGAGCATACGGACGTGGCAGCGAAATACTCTGCACTCGACAGCATGGCAAAGGAACTCGGCTCAATGCTGAGTGCGCCGTTCATGACCCTCTCATTCATGGCGCTTCCGGTCATCCCGAAGCTGAAGATAACCGATAAAGGATTGTTCGATGCGGAGCGGTTCAGGTATGTCGATCTCTTTGTGAACCTCTGA